Genomic segment of Nocardiopsis mwathae:
TGCCCCTGGCGGTGACCTCGACGCGCATGGTCCCCTGGCAGCCGCCCTCGATATAGCCGCCGGTGGGCTCCATCAGCACGGCGAAGTCGCCGTCCAGCCACTCGGGGTGCTGGGCGGCGAGCCGGCGCAGACCGTTGCGCTCGGCCTCGATCTCCTCGCAGTCGTAGAAGACGTAGGTGACGTCGTGCACCGGCTCGGGTACCGCGGCCGCCAGCTTGAGCTGGACCGCCACCCCGCTTTTCATGTCGCTGGTCCCGCAGCCGTACAGCCGGTCGCCGTCGACATGCGAGGGCACATTGCCCACGATGGGGACGGTGTCGATGTGGCCGGCGATCACGACACGCTGCTCCCGGCCCAGCTCGGTGCGGGCCACGACGGCGTCGCCGTCCCGGTACACGGTCAGATGCGGCAGGGCGGTGAGCGCCTGCTCGATCGCGTCGGCGAGGGCGCGTTCGCCGCCGCTGACCGACTCGATGTCGACGATGCGGGCGGTGAGGGTCCGGACGTCCGAGGTGAGATCCAGCATGTCGGGCACGCTTTCGTGGTCGGGGCCGATGGGGCCTCCCCGGCATCCTTGCCGTCGATCTCGGGAGAACGGTCGGAGTTCTCGCCGGATCTCCGACCGTTCTCCCGAGATCGACGGAAGGACCGGGGGCACGGCGGGCCGGGTGGCCGCGGCCCTGCGGGTCGCGGCCACCCGTGCCGTTCTTCAGGCGTTGACGCCGTGCTCGCGGAGCATGTCGTTGAGGGCGAGCTTGTCGTGCTCCTGGCCCTCCTCCAGGCGCTTGAGCACGAGCAGGACCGGCATGCCGAAGTCGCCGCCGGGGAAGCTCTTCACCCGGTTGGCGGTGACGCACACCGACCAGGCCGGGGCCTCGCCGCGCGCCAGCTCCTCGCCCGACTCGGCGTCGAAGACGCGGGTCGAGGAGGTCAGGATGGTGCCGGCGCCGAGCTTGGCGCCGCGGCGGACCCGCGCACCCTCGACGACCATGGTGCGCGAGCCGAGGAAGGCGTCGTCCTCGATGACGACCGGGGCGGCCTGCGGCGGCTCCAGCACGCCGCCCACACCCACACCCCCGGACAGGTGCACGTTCTTGCCGACCTGGGCGCAGGAGCCCACGGTGGCCCACGTGTCGACCATGGTCCCGGAGCCGACCCAAGCGCCGATGTTGGTGAAGGACGGCATCAGCACGACACCGGGGGCCAGGTAGGCGCCCCAGCGGGCGATGGCGCCGGGGACGACGCGGACGCCGTCGAAGCGGGTCTTGAGCGGAATGCGGTCGTGGTGGTAGAAGTCGCCGACCTTCGACTCCTCCATGCCGAGGACCCGGAAGCCCAGCAGGATCGAGCGCTTGGCGCGCTCGTCCACGACGACCTCGTCGGTCGCCTCGTCCACGAACGCGACCCGGGCCCCGCCGGCGTCGATGTCGTCGATGGCGCCCACGATGATGTCGCGGGCTTCCTTGTGGTCAGGGGTCAGCTCGGTGCGGCGCTCCCACAGGTCGTCGATCTCCTGGGGCAGCGGACTGATGAACGCGGTGGTCATGGCCCCCGAGCCTACTGCGTCCGCGCGCGGGAGAACCAACCCGAACCGGTGCGCCGGCACCGGTGTCGCCGCAGCGGCGCGCGCCGGTGGAGGAGCGCCGCCACCGGCACGCTCTACTATTCGGGGAGTACGCCACTGTCCCGGTCGTGCGGTCCCCCGGCCCCGTGGCCTGTACCCGGGCGCATCGATCCCTGTCAGCCAGGCCGCTCCGGCGCCCCGCCGGGCGCGGCCGCCGATGAGCAAAACGGTCTGCCTGTGCCTCGAAAACAGCGAAGAATCTCCGCCTTCTTCAAGATCATGGCCGTGCTAACCGTCACCTGCGGCCTGCTGGTCGCGGGCGGTTACTACGCCATCACCTCGCTCCAGCCGCTCCAGGTCGCCGAGCCGGAGCCGACGGAGAGCTGCACGGTCACCGCCCGCGGAGACACCGACAGCCTCGACGTGGACCAGGCGGCCAACGCCGCCACGGTCAACGGCGTGGCGTTCGCCATGGACATGCCCGAGGACGCGGTCGTCATCGCCTATGCGACGGTCTGGCAGGAGTCGAAGTTCTTCAACATCGACTACGGGGACCGCGATTCGCTCGGCCTCTTCCAGCAGCGCCCCTCCCAGGAGTGGGGCGAGCCCGAGCAGATCATGGACCAGGTGTACTCCACCCGGGCGTTCTACCAGGGGCTGCGGGAGGTCCCCGGCTACCGGGAGATGCCGGTCTACGAAGCGGCGCAGGCGGTGCAGCGCAGCGCCGACGGGTTCGCCTACGACCAGCATGAGGGTCTGTCCCGAGTGATGGCCGCCGCGTTCAACGGCTCCGAGGGGCCCGCGGTGAGCTGCTGGTTCGACCCGCAGAGCAGCGCGGCGAGTGATGTCGAGGGGGCGGAGAAGGAACTGGAGCGGGTGTTCGGTGCCGCACCGGGCGACCTTCCCATCACCGACGGCCCGCGCACCGGCGACATCGGCTGGTCGATGGCGGTGTGGGCGGTGTCCCACGCCCGCGACTACGGCCTGACATCGGTCACCTACGGCGACCAGCGCTGGACGGCCGCCACCGGCGACGAGGGCTGGTCCACCGTCCCCGACGGCGCGGTCCGCGACACGCTGGTCCTGAAGTAGGCGTCCGGCTCCCCCGCCGACGCGGCCGCCGAGCAGGCCGCGCCCCCACGGCCCCCGACCTCCTCAGCCCGCCAGAGCCTCCAGGCGCTTGGCGCCGGCCTCGACGCGTTCGTCGGTCGCGGTGAACGCGACACGGATGTGGCGGTCGCCGGCGGGGCCGTAGAAGTCGCCGGGGGCGACCAGGATGCCCTGTTCGGCCAGGGCCGCCACCGAGCCCCAGGCGTCGTGGCCGGGGTGGGACGCCCACAGGTACAGGCCCGCCTCGGAGTGGGTCACGGCCCACCCTGCGGACTCCAGTGCGGCGCGCAGCCGGGCGCGGCGGGCGCGGTAGCGCTCCTTCTGCTCCTCGGCGTGGGCGTCGTCGTCGAGGGCGGCGGACATGGCCGCCTGGACCGGCGCGGGGACGATCATTCCGGCGTGCTTGCGCACCTCCAGCAGCTCGCCGACCAGGGCGGGGTCCCCGGCGAGGAACGCGGCGCGGTACCCGGCGAGGTTGGAGCGCTTGGACAGGGAGTGCACGGCCACCAGGCCCTCGTGCGAGCCGCCGCACACATCGGGGTGCAGGACCGAGACGGGGCGGGTGCCGTCCCAGCCGAGGTCCAGGTAGCACTCGTCGGAGGCGACGATGGCGTCGCGCTCGCGCGCCCACTCCACGACCTTGCGCAGGTGGTCGACGCCCAGGACGCGGCCGGTGGGGTTGGCCGGGGAGTTGATCCACACCAGCCGGACACGGGCGGGGCCCAGCGCGGTGAGGCCGTCGGAGGCCACCGGTGTGGCCTCGGCGATGCGGATGCCGACGTCATAGGTCGGGTAGGCGAGCTCGGGGTAGACCACGGTGTCGCCCCGGCCCAGGCCGAGCAGCGTCGGCAGCCATGCCACCAGCTCCTTGGAGCCGACGAGGGGCAGCGT
This window contains:
- a CDS encoding 2,3,4,5-tetrahydropyridine-2,6-dicarboxylate N-succinyltransferase; translation: MTTAFISPLPQEIDDLWERRTELTPDHKEARDIIVGAIDDIDAGGARVAFVDEATDEVVVDERAKRSILLGFRVLGMEESKVGDFYHHDRIPLKTRFDGVRVVPGAIARWGAYLAPGVVLMPSFTNIGAWVGSGTMVDTWATVGSCAQVGKNVHLSGGVGVGGVLEPPQAAPVVIEDDAFLGSRTMVVEGARVRRGAKLGAGTILTSSTRVFDAESGEELARGEAPAWSVCVTANRVKSFPGGDFGMPVLLVLKRLEEGQEHDKLALNDMLREHGVNA
- the dapC gene encoding succinyldiaminopimelate transaminase gives rise to the protein MADRRRVADRLPTFPWDRLTAYKETAAAHPGGIVDFSVGTPVDPVPEKVRAALADAADAPGYPMTHGTAVLRASIAGWLHRRHGVTVEPAATLPLVGSKELVAWLPTLLGLGRGDTVVYPELAYPTYDVGIRIAEATPVASDGLTALGPARVRLVWINSPANPTGRVLGVDHLRKVVEWARERDAIVASDECYLDLGWDGTRPVSVLHPDVCGGSHEGLVAVHSLSKRSNLAGYRAAFLAGDPALVGELLEVRKHAGMIVPAPVQAAMSAALDDDAHAEEQKERYRARRARLRAALESAGWAVTHSEAGLYLWASHPGHDAWGSVAALAEQGILVAPGDFYGPAGDRHIRVAFTATDERVEAGAKRLEALAG